The DNA window TATATGTATCTTCCCAATATTCCAAAGATTACGGTTACAACCATACACCAGAAACTCGTGGCTATAAGGCCACCGAATTTAAAGGTCGTATGAAAGGTCACAAGTATCGGCCCCAAAATCCCTAAAAAAATATGTGATGAAAGCCAGTGACGCATAGAACCAAAAGACCTTAAAAAAGGTATCCGTTTCCTTACACTGTAGAGCATCATTACAACCATCATTAACGAGCCTGTCCAGCCGACCGGATGCCATATACCCTTACTCGGCTCGTATATCACCGGATAGTCTTTCAGATAACCATGGCTATGCAGGTAAGACAGCATACTCTGATCAGGTATGTATTTTTGGGTGTAGCTTTCATAACTTCCCACACAAATCGTAATTATTACTGTGATAATGAGAACCCATTCAAAGATGTTTGATTTCTTCACCAGTAGAACCTTTTAAACATCAAATAAACAGAGATTAAATTACTATTACTAAGCAAAGGATACATTGTTTCTATGAAAACATTTATACTACTACCTGCATTAAACATACATTAACCATTGTTGTATTACTGTTTTCAGATAGATATATACCCCCAAAAAGTAACTAATAACACTTAATGAGCACATTTTGGGATTTTATTCCCAAATTTAGCTTTTGTCAAGATTTCAATTCGATGTGAAACGCCCATGAGGGGGGGAATGAAAATCAAAAATCAAAATGTACAAGTCCTGAGGCTTATATGAAATATGGGGTCAGGTCTTGAAAAATCACTTTTTATTCCATTAATCCCTTAATGCTTTACTTACTGCAGTATATGAAATAAACGGGACTGAAATAAACGGGACGGTTCTATTTAATTGAGAAATCATGTAATAAAAATAAATTGGGGTCTTGAAATATCACTTTATATTTTCTGAATCCTTTAAGGTATTGCACACTACGTACAAGAGTATTGGGAAGTTTCAAATGCAACACCTGCTTAATTTTATTCGCCACCAGCCCCACCATCACCATATTAGGGTGTTAAAGTGGCCGGTTCTCATTATCTCTGTAGTCGCCACATTTGCTATCCATCTATTCATAATGAATTCGGGAAAATGGTGATTAATTTCCATTTTTGTTTGTTATTTATGCTAAAATAGGCGTAAATAATATTTGCAGGAGGTAGTAAAAGATATGAGTATTATTAAAGAACAAATCATTGAATTAATTAAGGGTCTTCCGGAAGATGCAACATTAGAAGATCTTCATTACCATCTCTATGTACGGGAGAAGGTTGGAAGAGGCTTGCAGGCTATTGAAGATGGAAATGTAGTTTCACAGGAAGAGGCGGAGAGAAAGGTTGAAGAATGGTTAAAGTCATCTGGACAGAGCCAGCGTTAACTGATCTCCTTGAGATTATTCAATATATAGGTAGAGATTCCAAGGTTTATGCAGCGAGATTTGGGACAAAAGTTGTAAAGGCCCCACGTATATTGGAAGAATCTCCTCAGAGCGGTCGAGTTGTTCCTGAATTTTTTGATGGCACTATTCGAGAACTTATTTATGGATCGTACCGTATTATCTATAAATATAAAGCAGAAGAACCGGCTTGTTATATTGTCGCTGTAATACATGGAAGCAGGGACATCCTTAGACATCTTAGGCCAGGAGAGTGGAATATCGAATAAAGAGGCTGCTAATGGTTTTTTTATTTTCCAATGATAAAAGCACTAATCTCATTTAGAACATCTTTTAGGGAAGGCATTGTTGATTGAATTACTTTATTGGTAGTATGTTTATGGTGAGGAAAGGAAGCAATCTCATGATGATGTGGGGCATTATCGTAGCGAAAAATAATTTGCCCATTTTTGCCCATATAATGGAATCTGTATTTATCAATAGTGACTGTATTGAGGATATTATTAGCAAAGATAGCAATCTCAAGGACTGAAGAGTCTATGAAGATAAAAGTACCCTTTAAATAAACCGTTTCACTATCAGGGCCGAACTGCTTTTGAATATTGGAGGATAAAATACATGGTGTGTTAGTGATAGTCTTTTCTATATTTTCAACGAATTTCTGCATTACCGGACAGCGGAACGAATGGCAGTCTGGGTCTTTTGCCACTGTGCAAGGAGTTTTGTAAACGCGTACCAATCAAAGTAATCAGCATCATCCCCTATCTGGCCAGCCTCAAACTTTTTTAAAAATGTTTGGGTACTAAGATTATATTTTTGCTCAAACTCCTTTACTGCTTTTTTGTAAAAAGCAATAGCGTTTGAGTATAAAGCGTACTCACGTTTTAGCGAGATTTTAATTTCGTTTGCTAATTGCATACCATACTTATAAACCAGTGTGCGTACTTTAGTCAAGCAATTCAATTGAAAATTCTATGGTGTCAGGCATTGATTTGAAATATGTTGAAATATGGGGTCAGACGAGACTTAAGTGGATACCCAATTTATCCTGCAAACACCTCATTCATTATCCCCCTCACATCCTTCCTGTATGCCTCGTATGCTTTAATAAGCCTGCGGGCGGCTGAGAGGCGTTTGGTGTCTTTATAATCCATTCTCATGGCAAGTGATGCAAGGGTATCGGGATTTTTGGGGAGGAGGTGGGAGGGCATGTTGTGTACGATTCTAAGGCGGCTCTCAAGTGTGCGGAGGAAGGTGTATGCCTTCTTGAGTTTAAAATAATTGTCCTTTGACAGCACACCCTCTTTGTAGAGCAGTTCAAGTGATGTAAGGGTATTTGTAACTCTTATGGCCGGATATTGAGAGCCGTGCAGGAGTTTCAGGTATTGCACAATAAACTCTATATCCACGATTCCGCCTGGGCCGACTTTTATATCATAATGCTCATCATCTTCCTTGCTGACCTCTCTCTCCATCCTCTGGCGCATATCCCGAATGTTCTTTCTCAGGAATTCCTTATTATGCCTTCGATATGTAAGGTTTTGGCATCCTGTTATAAATTCCTGTCCGAGTGTCTCATCCCCTGCAATAATCCTTGCCCTTGTAAGATACTGGAACTCCCATGTATCCGCATGGTCTCTGATGTAGGATATAACCCCTTCAATAGACTGACAGAGCGGGCCTTTGGTACCGGATGGCCTCAGCCTGACATCCACCTTAAAGACCGTACCCTCTCTTGTTATTGAAGTAAGTGCTGACATTATCTTGCTTGATAAAAAGGAGAAATACTCAGCATTTGATATTGAGTGTTTGCCCTTGGTCTCACCTTCACCGGAATATATAAATATCAGGTCAAGGTCAGACCCGTAAGTAATCTCTTCACCCCCAAGTTTCCCCATCCCAACAACGCAGAACCTTGCAGTGGATGCCTTTTCCGGTTTATTCATGGGTTTAGACATTGGGCGTCCATAAGTTCTGCCCAGCTCTTCCTCTGCTATGATTACAGCCGCATATACTGAACAATCTGCAAGTGCAGACATATTTTTTGAGACCTCAGCCGTAACTGCATAACCCAGAATATCCGTGTAGCCGATACGCAGCTCCTCTGTATATTTAAACTTCCTGAGGGTATCAAGTTTTTCAGTGTATGATTGTGCATTTCTGATAGCGGTAAAAAGTTCATCCTGAAGGGCCTTCTTAGTCCTCTTTTTCAGCATCTCTTCAGGGTCAAGAAAAAGGTCAACAAGCTCAGTGTGTCTCATCACTATCTTTGAAAGATATTCACTACTGCTGAAGAGCCTTATTACAGCCTCAATTGCCTGCGGGTTTTCTTCAAAGAAGGAATAGAGCGTCTCTCTGGCACCTGCTGATGAGATAAGTGCCTCAAGATTATTGAGTGCAAGGTCAGGGTCAGAGAATGAAGTCATAAGATTAAAAAATTTCGGGAATATCCTTGAAAATATCTGCCTGCTCCTCGGTGTCTGGTGACTGAATGCAGGCCCGTCCCTTAATAATATTATATTTCTGTATGCCTTTCTTGCGTCCTTAAAATTATACTTTGAAAGCAGATGAATGGCCTCTTCCTCAGGGACAACATCGCCAATAACAATTTCACAGGCACCCTCTTCATCCATCGGCCCCTCTTCTGCTGTTTTCTTAACAAACAGGCCGTCATAAATCTTCCGCACAGCCTTTGTGCAAGATAGGTAATCCTTCATAAGAAATTCATCTGCCCTGCTCCTGCCTTTGTCTTTATACCCAAGCCTTCTTGCAAGTATATAGAGTTCCTTAGCATCATTAGGCATGACATGTACCTGTCGTTCACCGACGATCTGCACCCCATGTTCAATCCGGCGCAGGAGGTGATATGCATTTGACAGAATACCCTCCTCATCGTAGGAGATGAAGCCCTTCTGTGCAAGCCTGTGCAAGGCACGCAGTGTATTCTTTTCCCTAATCCACGGCTCTTTTCCTCCGTAGAGTAGCTGTAATGCCTGAACAAAAAACTCTATCTCCCTTATCCCGCCATACCCGAGCTTGACGTCATTTAAGTCTTTACCTTTTACTGCAATGTGTTTATCAATCTTTACCTTCATATCCCTGATCTCGTCTATAGAATTAAAATCGAGATATTTTCTGTAGACAAATGGCTGTATCATTGAGAGAAATGCCTTACCAAGATTTTCATCCCCGGCAGATGGCCTTGTCTTTGATAATGCCGCCCTCTCCCATGTCAGTCCCCATGATTCATAGTAGACCTCATAACTCCTTAGCGAGCTTGCTAAATCACCCTTGTCACCTTCCGGCCTGAGCCTCGTGTCTACCCTGAATACAAAACCCTCTTCCGTAACATCCCCGATTATGCGGCTGACCATCTCTGATAATTTTACATAGAACTGATGATTGTTTAATTGTCCCGTGCTTGTCTCCCCTCTGTCAGAGGTGTACAGGAACATAATATCAATATCAGAACTATAATTTAACTCCTCACCCCCGAGTTTCCCCATACCGAGGATTGTGAAGGCACAGTTATGCGTGTTCCCATCCACATCCGTATACATGGGCATCCCGTAACGTTTAATCAGGTCATTGTTGCAGAACTCATAGGCAATCTGGAGGCAGATGTCTGCAACAGCAGATATTTCCTGTGTGACTTCTGAAAGGATTGCATAACCGAGCATGTCCCGCAGTGCAATGCGAATGTATTCCTTTTTCCTGAATCTCCTCAGTAATGACTTGATATCGTTTATTGAAGTCCTAACGGTTGATATCTGTTTACGGAGGTAGTCAAGCTGGGATTCCTTATTAATCGCCTGCCTGAGTAGGTTTGGTATAGAAAGCCAGACAAGATATTCCTGTGGTGCTGAAAACAGGAAATTGGATAGATACTGACTACTGCCGAACAGAAAGAGTAATACAGGGATTAACTCACTTCGGTCTGTAAGGTATGTATACAACCTCTCTTTATCTTCATAAAAAACGACAAAGCGCTCAAGATTATTAAGCGACATGTCAGGGTCAGGAGATGCTATGCATGACTTTAATACTGCAGGCATTAACTTCCTGAATATCTGTTGATCTTCTATGTCTTTGAAGAGGAGATGAAGGTTTACAC is part of the Nitrospirota bacterium genome and encodes:
- a CDS encoding type II toxin-antitoxin system RelE/ParE family toxin, yielding MVKVIWTEPALTDLLEIIQYIGRDSKVYAARFGTKVVKAPRILEESPQSGRVVPEFFDGTIRELIYGSYRIIYKYKAEEPACYIVAVIHGSRDILRHLRPGEWNIE
- the glnE gene encoding bifunctional [glutamate--ammonia ligase]-adenylyl-L-tyrosine phosphorylase/[glutamate--ammonia-ligase] adenylyltransferase, producing MNKIIKEIIKNFREAERLSTLLSETGFSDGRKAGVNLHLLFKDIEDQQIFRKLMPAVLKSCIASPDPDMSLNNLERFVVFYEDKERLYTYLTDRSELIPVLLFLFGSSQYLSNFLFSAPQEYLVWLSIPNLLRQAINKESQLDYLRKQISTVRTSINDIKSLLRRFRKKEYIRIALRDMLGYAILSEVTQEISAVADICLQIAYEFCNNDLIKRYGMPMYTDVDGNTHNCAFTILGMGKLGGEELNYSSDIDIMFLYTSDRGETSTGQLNNHQFYVKLSEMVSRIIGDVTEEGFVFRVDTRLRPEGDKGDLASSLRSYEVYYESWGLTWERAALSKTRPSAGDENLGKAFLSMIQPFVYRKYLDFNSIDEIRDMKVKIDKHIAVKGKDLNDVKLGYGGIREIEFFVQALQLLYGGKEPWIREKNTLRALHRLAQKGFISYDEEGILSNAYHLLRRIEHGVQIVGERQVHVMPNDAKELYILARRLGYKDKGRSRADEFLMKDYLSCTKAVRKIYDGLFVKKTAEEGPMDEEGACEIVIGDVVPEEEAIHLLSKYNFKDARKAYRNIILLRDGPAFSHQTPRSRQIFSRIFPKFFNLMTSFSDPDLALNNLEALISSAGARETLYSFFEENPQAIEAVIRLFSSSEYLSKIVMRHTELVDLFLDPEEMLKKRTKKALQDELFTAIRNAQSYTEKLDTLRKFKYTEELRIGYTDILGYAVTAEVSKNMSALADCSVYAAVIIAEEELGRTYGRPMSKPMNKPEKASTARFCVVGMGKLGGEEITYGSDLDLIFIYSGEGETKGKHSISNAEYFSFLSSKIMSALTSITREGTVFKVDVRLRPSGTKGPLCQSIEGVISYIRDHADTWEFQYLTRARIIAGDETLGQEFITGCQNLTYRRHNKEFLRKNIRDMRQRMEREVSKEDDEHYDIKVGPGGIVDIEFIVQYLKLLHGSQYPAIRVTNTLTSLELLYKEGVLSKDNYFKLKKAYTFLRTLESRLRIVHNMPSHLLPKNPDTLASLAMRMDYKDTKRLSAARRLIKAYEAYRKDVRGIMNEVFAG